One Ranitomeya variabilis isolate aRanVar5 chromosome 4, aRanVar5.hap1, whole genome shotgun sequence genomic window, cagatgctgctgacactttttataacaccacaataacagcaacacttgactcggctgccccctcatgcatagcaaaactcgtacaatcaacaggcagcctgaCCAAATAACggagatgggcttccagggtcgctgagcggagatgtaagcgatcccgctctgccgaccacttcattgcatacaagcagtccctcgccagcttcaagtccacactcactgccgcaaaacaagcttacttctcatctctcatatcctccctgtctcacaacatcaaacagcttttcaacactttcaattctctactctgtcccccagctgctcctccctctcctcttatttctgctgaagactttgcctctttctttaaacagaagattgatgtgatcagagaaagctttggccgtaGCCCCCAATGCCTCACTTAGCCGCTCAACCCTGttgctccaaaaccagcttctccaccatgacagaagatcagctctccaccctcctgtcaagatcacatctcaccacttgcacgcttgacccgctcctgtcccacatcatccctaaccttgccacagtcttcatcccaaccctaacacacctcttcaacctctcactcacaactggtgtcttcccctcatccttcaagcatgcctcgatcacactcaccctcaaaaagccctccctcgacccatcctctgtgtccagctatcgcccaatatctcttctctcttatgcctcaaaactactggaacagcacgtccaccttgaactgtcctcccacctctcctcataCTCCCTCTTTGACTGGTTGCAATCTGGtttctgaccccatcactcaactgaaactgccctaactaaagtcaccaatgtcctactaactgccaagagcaagagacactactctgtcctccttctcctggacctgtcttctgcctttgacactgtggaccactccctcctgctacagattttctcatctcttggcatcacagacttggccctatcctggatctaatCATATCTAACAtaccaaacattcagtgtctccctctcccacaccacttcctcacctcaccccttgtctgtcggtgctcctcaaggctcagttctaggacccctactcttctccatctacaccttcggcctgggacagctcatagaatcccatggtttgcagtatcatctctatgccgatcaCACGCACATGTGCCTATCAGGACCTGACTTCACCTCCTTACTCactaaaatcccacaatgtctgctatctcagccttcttttctggtctcttactaaaactgaacatggacaaaacagaattcatcatctttcccccatctcactctacccctccaccagacctatccatcaatgtcaatggctgctcactttccccagtctcaCACGCCCCGTGCCTCGGGATTATCCTCGActatgccctctctttcaagccacatatccaaacccttgcctcctcctgaagtctcaaactcaaaaatatttcccgtatccatgcattccttgaccatgaagccacaaaaacactagtgcacgcccttatcaactcccgccttgactactgcaacctcctactctctggcctcccctctagcactctggcaccactctaaTCCATTCCTatattctgctgcccgactaatctacctgtctcctctCTTCCCCAGCCTCATCCCTataccaagcccttcactggcttcctatcttccagagactccagttcaaaacccttactatgacatacaaagccatccacaccctgtctcctccctacatctgtgacatggtctcccggtacttacctacatgcaaccttcgatcctcacaagatctccttctctactcccatcttatctcttcttcctacaaccgcatccaagacttctcctgtgcttcccccatactctgaaacTTTCTACCCcagcatatcagactctcgcctaccacggaaaccttcaaaaagaacctgaaaactcacctcttctgacaagcctacagcctgcagtgatcctcaacctactgaaccgccgcacaaccagctctaccctctcctagtgtatcctcacccatcccctgcagactgtgagccctcgcgggcagggtcctccctctttctgtacctgttagtgccttgtttttgctcatgtttattgtgtttgtctatacttgcccccttttcacatgtaaagcgccatggaataaagggcgctataaaaaatgtataataataataataactaagtctcactttaaaattccctattgttTAAGTTTTAATATTACCACTTTATCTCATGTATGCTGTTATAAATGACtttttatttattaaataaatataaaaaatatatttttagaacAATATATAATGTATTAATTATTTGTAATAATTAATAGTTTTTATGTATTATTTTTCCTCCCAAATTACCTCACTACTTTTCACACTAAAACATTCCCTATGATCTATTGTAAAATTCTATAATGATTTTAAGATGACTTGCAGTTCTCTAATTTAGATCTGACGATAGATTCCTTTTAAGTAGTGGTGAAAATTGGCACTCAATGAGCTGGTGTGCAAGAATTGTGGATGTATTAACAATCAAGGATAATGATTGCACAACACGTCAATTAGCTGTTTATTACAGACTTTCCTCGATTGCAATAAATCCACAATTCTTGCACAGCAGCCCATTGAATGCCAAGTTTCACTACTTCTTACACTACTGATTGGAGCCCTACTCGAGCACCTCACCACCTGCTACTGGATAGGACAAATTGATTGCCTCAATCCCCATGTCCTCATCTATTTAAATTATTTATACATTTCAATGAAGTCATGCAGAGACAACACATTGCTTAGAGAGTATTTATTGTTCAGATAATCAGTCACATTTTAATCATTCATAATCACAATTTTTAATAATCAGAAAAGGCTCCCTTCCAATAGTGTACAATTTATGGCTTTTGGGATATTACAACTTCCAATATAACAAGAATATTAAGTTTAAGTGTTATACTTCCATCAAAATTATGGATGTGTACCCATGTGACTACGCAGAAAAGAGCAGAACTGTAAATCTAAAAACTAATGTGAATGCCCCAAAGGAGGACGTTATACATTGTATCCATCTATGTTCTTCACTCTCCTGTATCGTTCCATATAATTTCTGATTAATGAAGCACTCCAATTACATTTTTTATTAATTCAATATGTGCACATCTGCATATAATGTAGTGAGAGTGTGTTAATATTCTCATCTACCGCCGTTCTGTCCGGGACCTAgcgccgttctgctcctcttctcagtgatgtcaccgctgtgtagACTGTCCGGGTCACAATGCACTCTACATGACTCGGAAGTGACTTTTACACTGTTTACTTTATAGAGAATCATAACGAGActccatatacatatatacattgtaaaagagacttccggctGACACGTAGAACACAGAGTGAGCTTCATAATAGCAAATGCAGAGATGTCacagagaagaggagcagaacggcgcTGGACACCAGAGAGCGGTGATAGGTGAGTATATTAgtgcactcacactacattacatgcatatatacacattTAATTAATAGAAAACTTAATGAGAGTGCTTCTTCAAGAAAGATTAAAGGCCGGGCATTACAATTTCAGAAGGCTAATTCATTCAATTATATTCATTCATTGAAGTTGCGTTCTGTGGCTTATAACACATCACAAACTTCTTCTTTACTTCTGAAATCCCGATGGCGCAGTCAAAGTTAAATTTGCAGGAATCAGCGTTCATACAACCTTTTACGGAAATTTTTATCTCCTTTTGACCTGTAAAAAAACAACAAACGTACATCATTATGTAAAATGTATGTACACATGAGCATGGAAGACAAATAtgtgtgggaaaaatgtattttatgcTTTTTAAAACTTTCTTGGCAGAGTAAATAAGTGGAGGGGTCAATGCCATCGATTTTTATACTCCAGGTTAGAATGTGGTAACAGCAGTAAGATTCTGTTAgtgtttgttaggggtcgagttcccgcctctgcacaggaggaatctcgggccatctccgctgcggtctcccattcttctcctgccgcagtggagcctgctcagcggagacgtcggtcccagcgtcattctcagtctgacactgtgcgaagggttactgctgcctttccagcttctgccattgtagccagtactggtcagcggcgagcagacgtctttggaactaagtcctacttttccctttctgagcatgcccagggtaagatctctcattggagatcaagagtcacatgctcaggtactgcagctattcccattggtactctaggaaggtcctgaagttgctcaagttctgtggcagcttcccattggtcctttttgggaaagtcctgtagttgctgcagctataaaaggtgcgcatgaccgcacggccatgcgttagtatctttctgagttatgtgctttgcgccagtgtggtcatgtgagattgtattcagagacccggctgaaataagcccctagaatactggcacctctggtgaggagattatgTGCATGCATGAcctctgactgctctctgttgggcagttagcctgtgctcctgtgaagtctaacagggcgcagagcttccctttcacggctactctgtgaagtaacagagctagtctataccgccaaatagtgccaccatttgctagcagaaggttcccctgcacggtagaccccgggctgcaaacgcatcaataataataaacatctatatttactcggtgcgttccactagccctaacagtgttTATGTGCAGCATGTGCAGCATACATACACAACCTGCATCATCCATAGTCCTGTGATGTTGTGTGTCGTTACCCTGACGATACAATGTTTCTGCTTTATGACATGTATGCAACAGAATGTGACTTGAAAAGTTACAGATGATTGAATATTATATTCAAAATGGTATGATGGTATCATTTAGTGAAAATGATATAAGCAATTGACCTATCTTGTATCCACAGGCATCTGAGTCGCTAAAGCTATGTACGCAAAAATGTAtacatcctttaaaaaaaaaaaataatacaaattttCTCACCAGGATCAATCACATCTGATCTAAACTCAAAACATTGGTCCATGGATCCAGTACAGTTCATCTCTTTCTCACTCTTACATTCCTGCAAACTTCCCATACAGTAGGCAGTTGGACATTTCACACCATTTGGGGTTGGATCTTCTGAAGGAACTGGAGAGAAAAATACAATAATGTTTTAATGAAATATTTTCACCGAGTTATAACTTTAAACTTGTTCATGTAAATCTAGCACATAGGTAATTCTGCTTGTTGTCACAAAATGGGATTTTCTTGTTTATTAGTCCCAGCTTCCTACAATGTAATTgtaataaagaacaaaaataacaaACTCTGAAGGAAAATAGTGGAGCAAGAGATATTAACTACAAACTAAATATGTATATACAAATGCACAaaggaagtgaaaaaaaaacaagtagaattgAATCTACTAGCATAGAAAGAGAGATAttatgtcataggcatcactgaaacttggtgggatgatacacgtGATTGGAATGCATACCTTGAAGGTTACAGCTTTTTTAAATTAGAAACAGGATTAATAAGAGGGTAAGAGATGTTGCATTGTATGATAGGAaatgtatatctccacagagatccaagcatcAGAGACTGGTAGATCTGTATAAACTTTTTGAGTAAGAATACAAGGTAAAAAGAGAAAGGACACTATTGTGGGTGTTTACTATATGCCACGTGGTCAgaggatgaactctttttacatcagatgtcttttTCTCCAAATAGTACAACATATTATTCATTGGAAATttcaactatccagatatttgttagaAATCTCTCTCAGGCagaagtaatgggtccagaaaattcttatcttcttttGCTAACAACTTTATATTTCAAAAAGTGGAAGAGAGAATAAGAGGATTTGCAATTCTGGACCTAATTCATACCAACTTAtacgaaatggttgaggaagtaaagctgGCTGTGAATTGAGGAGTTAACGTGAGTATATATTGCCGGATCCCTCCTTATTTGGCTTGCTAATAGAGCTTACTGAATAGCTGtaacgggaacccggatacctggatcgctctcaatcaggtgtccggcgccgcagctgcatatgtcactgctgtatgacagtcacaacacatgcatggaaagcctgtgtgttgtgactgtcacccaGCTGCGACCCATGCCGCTGtggctctcacagactgctcctcaCACTTAGTGCTGGGTGCCAGCTGTTTgaatcagctgatacccggcaGCGATCACTCGAACATCCCCCGTGTGCGCAGGTGATCTCATGGATATAATAATCTGTGCCTGGTCAAATagtcccagggcacatggacggattattacatctgatgtcagaaagaggttaaaaaagaCATTTAAAACTGGACAAAGGTCAAAGAAGAGCtatcaggatggtgagcagactgtaaactatgtcctatgaggaccGATTAAAGGACCTGGGAATGCTTAGCGTGaaaaaagaaggctgagagaagacttaatagattcctacaaatatctgaagggctgtcacagtgtagagggatcatcattattctcatttgcacatggaaacacgagaagcaatggaatgaaactgaaagggagaaaatacagattagatattagaaaaactttttgacagtgatggtgatcaatgagtggaacaggctgccacgagaggtggtgagttctccttcaatggacgtcttcaaacagaggctggacagacatctgtctgagatggtttagtgaattctgtgCAGCATTGAACAGGAGGTTGGACACTATGAcccttggggtcccttccaactctaatattctaaaATTCTATGATTATAATTATTTTGAAAGTCAAACACAAATGTAGGAACAGTGCAAATCGCTTTCATTTCTTAAGTTCACTAACCTACAACATTAATTGTGTTTCTACAGGACTTTCACCTCTAATCATGAAGGCTTCCATAGACTAAGAGCAAACAATTTAAATTGAGGGGGATTGAAGAACAGTTTATTAAAAGGTGGTAGAAATTTTCATTTACTAAAGTCTGGGGTTTTAGTCATCAGTTCTACCATTATAATTATAATTTCCAATGTGACACTTACGTTTATATCCATCAGAATTGCATAAATCTCCAGTGCAGCAATTTACATGAAATCGATATTTGATATGTTCCACTGTTGCTGATCCGTTGGCTCCACACATAGTTTCATTGGCACAGCCTTTCATTATTGACTTAAACATTCTTCCATCTGTAAAATAAGTAAATATACATCATAAAACCAGAACAGAAATAGTGATTCTGCAATTTTAAATAAAAGGAGGACTAGACTTGTACTCACTGTAGTCAGAGTATTGGCAGACTGTCATACAACGATTTCCAAGGCATTCAGTCTCAGACTCATCACATGTTGTAGAGTTTCGAGAGAAGCCGGAATAACATTTATAAGAAGAGACTGGGGAAAAAGAAAACAATCAATTAAGAAGAGGTCGTTCAGGAGAAATGATGATTATTTGGATTTTCATTATGGTCATGTAATTATAGCCTTCTGGACCTGGATATTAGTTATTGTAAAATTGCTACCTTAATTTTTTAAACAATTGTATGGGTAGATGAATTATAAAGGTCTTGGTTTATGATAAGCCCCTTATTTAATGGTTTGCTGACTTTTTTAATTTGAGTATTTGGGATATTAAACTTCTTGTAAATTTAGTGATATCACACATTAGACAATTTTTGTTTGGAAAACTATTTGTTGACATCCCATCTCTTACATGTCCAGTGGTGTATCCACCTAGACCCAACTCTTTCATGTCTAGTGACAGTGTGCCTTTTTCCGTCACTTTTTTTGGATTGTTTATACAGAACTGTCACTGGATGTGTTAGAAATTAATCCATGTAAAACTAACACTGGACATGAAAGAGCTGGGTCTATATGGATACATCACTGTATACGTAAAAGATTGGATGCCAATAAGTAGTTTGTCAAATGAACAAACATGGTCTAATGTGCAACATCACTAAATTTACAAGAAAAACCATCAAAGAACTTTGCAAGAAAGTTGCACAAACTCCTCTGTGTGCTATGTGTATATGCTGTGAAGTGACTACACCAGTCTTACCTGAGACAACAAGAGCAGAGATCACGCAAAGCAAAGCGACCAAGTTCTTCATCGTGGATGAGTGGTGGCTTCTCAGATTCTCTTCTGCTCGTCCTGTTGTCTGTACACCGGGATCATATAAATATTCCTTGAAAAGGTAAAGAGTCTATTGTATCATGGGATGGATGAGATCACTCCTATAACATCATGGCACACAACATACTATAAGTTGCTCTAGTAAGACATTCTCCACAATACAACTATGAAGCGAAAAAAAAGCCATATGAGGTCATCAGAATATTTATCAGTTTGATCTTGCCAAAAACAAAACTGCTGTGTCTTTACATAATGTTTATTTGTTCCAAAAAGTCAGGAAAATATATTTACCTTCCCCGAGGAACTGTAAAAGATAAATTTTAGCTGGGCGTAAGATTCTTGTCATTTGTTTCTTTTTCAGATGCCTACAGTAAATTTCCAACATTGAAAGCCATTTTTATTTTCACCATTTAAAGCAgcagtccccaacctttcttaccttacaAGCCACGTTCAGCTCTCAGAGTTGTGGTGAGTCAGATCCAGTGTGTCCCCAAACACATTAGTGACGCCCGTAGCCTTTCAATACCGGTTTAATGTCAACCATTGCTTTTCCACAGATTGCACACCAAGATCTTGTGTCCCTCTCCTTTATAAGCAGTATCTAttgcatccagcttcaaacattcttcaggccatgtgcacacgttaagtatttttcgcgtttttttcgcgttttttcgctataaaaacgtgataaaaacgcgaaaaaaacgcttacatatgcctcccattattttaagtgtattccgcattttttgtgcaaatgtagcctttttttccgcaaaaaaatcgcatcgcggaaaaaaaagcaacatgttcattaaaatgcggaattgcaggggattccgcacacctaggggtccattgatctgcttacttcccgcacggggctgtgcacaccatgcgggaagtaagcagattatgtgcggttggtacccagggtggaggagaggagactctcctccacgcactgggcaccatataagtggtcaaaaaataagaattaaaataaaatatagtcctatactcaccctcgatgtcttcccgcctctgtgctgcatgctgtcgcttcggttcctgtagctgatgtgcggtgaaggaccttgccgatgacgtcactgtcctgtgattggtcgtgagcggtaatgtgaccgctcacgtgaccgtgacgtcacggaaggtcctgcgcgcacagaccagctataggaagaggaacggacgccggtgaggagatgtctgggtgagt contains:
- the LOC143768715 gene encoding phospholipase A2 inhibitor and Ly6/PLAUR domain-containing protein-like, with amino-acid sequence MKNLVALLCVISALVVSVSSYKCYSGFSRNSTTCDESETECLGNRCMTVCQYSDYNGRMFKSIMKGCANETMCGANGSATVEHIKYRFHVNCCTGDLCNSDGYKLPSEDPTPNGVKCPTAYCMGSLQECKSEKEMNCTGSMDQCFEFRSDVIDPGQKEIKISVKGCMNADSCKFNFDCAIGISEVKKKFVMCYKPQNATSMNEYN